One genomic window of uncultured Erythrobacter sp. includes the following:
- the serS gene encoding serine--tRNA ligase: MHDIRLIRDDPDAFDAVLARRGMEPVAKAIVALDEERRKLTTQLQEAQSRRNEASKAIGQAMGQGDTEKAEALKAEVAELKKTMPDLEERDRTFAEQLKATMLALPNLLDPSVPDGESEEDNVFLREWGEKPSFDFEPKEHADIAPALGMEFETGAKISGARFTFLRGDIARLHRALGQFMLDTNTRDHGYTECNPPLLINEEAGYGTGQLPKFAEDLFRTTDGRLLISTSEMTLGNSFREQIFTESDFPMRITALTPCFRSEAGAAGRDTRGFIRQHQFEKVELISAALPEQAPAELERITSIAEGLLQALGLHYRVVALCAGDMGNMMKTYDLEVWLPGQGAYREISSCSDGGTYQPRRMNARYRPEGEKKKTEFFHLLNGSGLAVGRTLVAIIENYQQTDGSVAVPEALHPYMGGVTKLEPAS; the protein is encoded by the coding sequence ATGCACGATATTCGCTTGATCCGAGACGATCCCGACGCTTTCGACGCAGTGCTCGCACGGCGCGGAATGGAGCCTGTTGCCAAGGCGATAGTTGCGCTGGACGAAGAGCGCCGCAAGCTGACAACGCAGCTCCAAGAAGCGCAATCACGCCGCAACGAAGCCTCGAAGGCGATTGGCCAGGCGATGGGCCAGGGCGACACCGAAAAGGCAGAGGCGCTGAAGGCAGAAGTTGCCGAACTCAAAAAGACAATGCCTGATCTCGAGGAGCGCGATCGGACGTTCGCCGAGCAGTTGAAAGCAACAATGCTTGCCCTGCCCAACCTGCTCGATCCTTCGGTCCCCGATGGGGAAAGCGAAGAGGACAATGTCTTCCTGCGCGAATGGGGTGAAAAGCCGAGCTTCGATTTCGAGCCCAAGGAGCATGCTGATATCGCCCCGGCGCTGGGTATGGAATTTGAAACCGGTGCGAAGATCTCCGGTGCACGTTTCACCTTCCTACGCGGCGATATTGCCCGGCTCCACCGTGCGCTCGGTCAATTCATGCTCGACACGAACACACGCGATCACGGCTACACCGAATGCAATCCGCCGCTGCTGATCAATGAAGAAGCGGGGTACGGCACCGGCCAGTTGCCCAAGTTTGCCGAAGACCTGTTCCGCACCACCGATGGTCGCCTGTTGATCTCCACGTCGGAGATGACACTGGGCAATTCCTTCCGCGAGCAGATCTTTACCGAGAGCGATTTCCCTATGCGTATCACGGCGCTGACCCCCTGCTTCCGCTCGGAAGCGGGCGCAGCAGGGCGCGACACGCGCGGCTTCATCCGGCAGCATCAGTTCGAGAAGGTTGAGCTGATCAGTGCGGCGCTACCCGAGCAAGCCCCTGCCGAACTCGAGCGCATCACCTCGATCGCCGAAGGATTGCTTCAGGCGCTTGGCCTGCATTACCGCGTAGTGGCGCTATGCGCGGGTGACATGGGCAACATGATGAAGACCTATGACCTCGAGGTCTGGCTGCCCGGCCAAGGTGCCTATCGCGAGATCAGCTCGTGCTCCGATGGCGGCACATACCAGCCGCGCCGAATGAACGCGCGCTATCGGCCCGAGGGTGAGAAGAAGAAGACCGAGTTCTTCCACTTGCTCAACGGCTCCGGCCTCGCAGTGGGTCGCACGTTGGTGGCAATTATCGAGAATTACCAACAGACTGATGGTAGCGTCGCCGTGCCAGAGGCGCTGCATCCCTATATGGGAGGGGTCACCAAGCTGGAGCCCGCCTCGTAA
- a CDS encoding TonB-dependent receptor — MKTVLRSRALLLAGCAGLAAIAAPAAAQDAPGNGTGVDGDVADVNEGPGIIVTARRRDERLIDVPLSVTAITGETLERNGVQALTELAQVVPNITLEVSRGTNTTLTAFIRGVGQQDPVAGFEAGVGLYVDDVYLNRPQAAVLDIYDVERIEILRGPQGTLYGRNTIGGAIKYVTAALPDETSVSIRGTYGSFNQADLIISGSTPITDNLKIGASGARLSRGGFGDNLNLGTENYNRDVWGARGTIEFDNGPLFVRLSGDYIIDESEARQGSRLIPGLFTGAPVLDDVFDTRAGLDVVDQEVEAYGGALNIAIELTDTLTLKSITGYREDSSTTPIDFDSLPAADLDVPAIYENDQFSQELQLLYEGDRLSGVLGFYYLDANAFTAFDVALFNTGTLINLPGLNAQTLGDVGTKTWSVFGDFTFDVTDTISVSLGGRYTNDERTSRVLRTTFIGGFSDLFVPGSAAIPIATTSDFQGSETFKDFNPRASISWTPTPDHNIYFTYSQGFKGGGFDPRGQTTAAPDLDGDGDVDFDDQFEFLRFAPETVDSYEIGWKASLLDNRLNISLAAFLGQYDDVQIPGSVGLDSNGDGVNDSFIGITSNAASADVNGFEFEGSALVGRDFWGDGSRFNVNWSLGVLDASFNTFIDAFGVDVADQRVFQNTPDITGHMGFVLGVPAADGMIDFIGNASLRSDASQFETPNPFLDQDGFVLVDASIVYTSDSGLFSIGGHVKNLFDKEYIVAGYNFVAGGTPPGTPFVPTLGLEGTLTGFYGDPRRFFLTAEVNF, encoded by the coding sequence ATGAAAACCGTACTTCGCAGCCGTGCGCTGCTGCTCGCCGGGTGTGCAGGCCTTGCTGCAATTGCGGCACCTGCTGCTGCTCAGGATGCGCCCGGAAACGGGACCGGCGTCGACGGCGACGTTGCTGATGTAAACGAAGGTCCGGGCATTATCGTCACCGCCCGGCGGCGGGACGAGCGGCTGATCGATGTGCCGCTGTCTGTCACCGCGATCACGGGCGAAACACTGGAGCGCAACGGCGTGCAGGCGCTGACCGAACTCGCGCAGGTTGTTCCCAATATCACGCTCGAAGTCAGTCGCGGCACCAACACCACCCTCACCGCCTTCATCCGCGGCGTCGGCCAGCAGGACCCGGTTGCAGGCTTCGAAGCGGGCGTCGGCCTCTATGTCGACGACGTCTATCTCAACCGCCCACAGGCCGCCGTGCTCGATATCTATGACGTCGAACGGATCGAGATCCTGCGCGGCCCGCAGGGGACGCTCTACGGACGCAACACGATTGGCGGCGCGATCAAGTATGTGACTGCGGCCCTGCCCGACGAAACCAGCGTGTCCATTCGCGGCACATACGGTTCGTTCAACCAGGCCGACCTGATCATCAGCGGATCAACCCCGATCACCGACAACCTCAAGATCGGTGCCAGCGGCGCGCGCCTCTCGCGTGGCGGCTTCGGCGACAATCTCAACCTCGGCACCGAGAACTACAACCGCGATGTGTGGGGCGCGCGTGGGACCATAGAATTCGACAATGGACCGCTCTTCGTCCGCCTGTCGGGTGATTACATCATTGACGAAAGCGAAGCGCGGCAGGGTTCGCGACTGATCCCCGGCCTGTTCACCGGCGCGCCAGTGCTGGATGACGTGTTCGATACCCGAGCAGGTCTCGACGTCGTCGATCAGGAGGTTGAGGCCTATGGCGGCGCGCTCAACATCGCGATTGAGCTGACCGACACGCTGACGCTGAAATCGATCACCGGCTACCGAGAGGATTCCTCGACAACGCCGATTGACTTCGACAGCCTGCCCGCCGCCGATCTAGATGTGCCAGCGATCTATGAGAACGACCAGTTCAGTCAGGAACTGCAACTGCTTTACGAAGGCGACCGGCTTTCGGGCGTGCTTGGGTTCTACTACCTCGACGCCAACGCCTTTACCGCGTTCGACGTGGCGCTGTTCAACACGGGCACTCTAATCAACCTGCCGGGCCTGAACGCGCAGACATTGGGCGATGTCGGGACAAAGACGTGGTCGGTGTTCGGCGATTTCACCTTCGATGTGACCGACACGATCAGCGTCTCTTTGGGTGGCCGTTACACCAATGACGAGCGCACCAGCCGGGTGCTGCGCACCACATTCATCGGCGGCTTCTCAGACCTTTTCGTGCCGGGTAGCGCCGCCATTCCAATCGCGACCACCAGCGATTTCCAAGGCAGCGAAACGTTCAAGGATTTCAATCCGCGCGCTTCGATCAGCTGGACTCCGACGCCCGATCACAACATCTATTTCACCTATTCGCAGGGCTTCAAAGGCGGCGGCTTCGACCCGCGCGGGCAGACCACCGCCGCGCCCGATCTCGACGGCGATGGCGATGTCGATTTCGACGATCAGTTCGAATTCCTGCGCTTCGCGCCCGAGACCGTCGATAGTTACGAAATCGGTTGGAAGGCCTCGCTGCTCGACAACCGGCTGAACATCAGCCTCGCAGCATTCCTCGGCCAGTATGACGACGTTCAGATACCTGGTTCGGTCGGACTGGATTCCAATGGCGACGGGGTGAATGACAGCTTCATCGGCATCACGTCCAACGCCGCATCGGCGGACGTCAACGGCTTCGAGTTCGAAGGCAGCGCGCTGGTTGGCCGCGATTTCTGGGGCGACGGCAGCCGCTTCAACGTCAATTGGTCGCTGGGCGTGCTCGATGCGAGCTTCAACACGTTCATCGACGCCTTCGGGGTCGATGTTGCCGACCAGCGGGTGTTCCAGAACACGCCGGACATTACTGGCCATATGGGCTTTGTTCTCGGTGTCCCCGCAGCCGACGGGATGATCGATTTCATCGGCAACGCCTCGCTGCGTTCCGATGCGAGCCAATTTGAAACGCCCAACCCCTTCCTTGATCAGGATGGCTTTGTGCTGGTCGACGCCAGCATCGTTTACACCAGCGACAGCGGGCTTTTCTCCATCGGCGGGCATGTGAAGAACCTGTTCGACAAGGAATACATCGTCGCCGGGTACAACTTTGTCGCGGGCGGCACGCCTCCGGGCACACCATTCGTCCCGACACTCGGCCTCGAAGGAACGCTGACCGGGTTCTACGGCGATCCACGGCGCTTCTTCTTAACGGCTGAGGTCAATTTCTAG
- a CDS encoding TetR/AcrR family transcriptional regulator, giving the protein MDQPTGSQTSVAENKAPRTERGRKTLRKLLDASAIEFGEKGFHEASVSSITRRAGVALGSFYTYFDSKDALFRALVADMSDNVRTSARAALSDDMGALEVEEAALGAFLSFAREHREIYRIIDEAEFVDPASYRRHYETIAGLIEKRLAAGTKSGEFREGLGEVEAWALMGMNVFVGLRYAVWAKEGEGRSPDDVAAVVNSLLAKGIARRE; this is encoded by the coding sequence ATGGACCAGCCAACCGGCAGCCAGACTAGCGTCGCAGAAAACAAGGCTCCGCGCACCGAGCGCGGGCGCAAGACGCTGCGTAAACTGCTCGATGCCTCGGCCATCGAGTTTGGCGAAAAGGGATTTCATGAAGCGTCGGTGAGTTCGATCACCCGCCGAGCGGGCGTCGCCTTGGGCAGTTTTTACACCTATTTCGACAGCAAGGACGCGCTTTTCCGCGCTCTCGTCGCGGATATGAGCGACAATGTCCGAACCAGCGCACGCGCGGCGCTTTCGGACGATATGGGCGCGCTCGAGGTTGAGGAGGCCGCGCTCGGTGCTTTCCTGAGCTTTGCGCGCGAGCACCGCGAAATCTACCGTATCATCGACGAAGCGGAATTCGTCGATCCAGCCAGCTATCGCCGCCATTACGAGACGATTGCCGGGCTGATCGAAAAGCGTTTGGCAGCAGGCACAAAAAGCGGCGAGTTCCGCGAAGGGCTAGGCGAAGTAGAAGCCTGGGCGCTGATGGGAATGAACGTGTTCGTCGGTCTGCGCTACGCCGTCTGGGCAAAGGAGGGCGAGGGTCGTTCACCGGATGACGTGGCGGCCGTGGTCAATTCGCTCCTCGCCAAGGGTATCGCCCGCCGCGAATAA
- a CDS encoding Fe2+-dependent dioxygenase produces MILTISAIEDEAKLAFLRRRIDALDWRDGKATAGKVAAAVKQNQQAVMTGTVGQEIQEQILPLISKNSVVKAAARPRQFTPLMISKTGDGGHYGPHVDNAIMAPNGTRVRTDIAFTLFLSDPNEYEGGELAIHTAGMMSEAKPNAGQLVLYPATSIHEVRPVTDGERIVCVGWIESLVPDQAQREMLFDLENLRVSLRQSLDPNSIELLTLDKNIANLLRMWSVT; encoded by the coding sequence ATGATCCTGACGATTTCGGCGATCGAAGACGAAGCGAAGCTGGCGTTCCTGCGCCGCCGGATCGACGCGCTCGATTGGCGCGACGGAAAGGCCACGGCAGGTAAGGTCGCCGCCGCCGTCAAACAGAACCAACAAGCAGTGATGACCGGTACGGTGGGCCAGGAGATTCAAGAGCAAATCCTCCCGCTGATTAGCAAAAACTCGGTTGTCAAAGCAGCGGCGCGGCCACGGCAGTTTACGCCTCTGATGATCAGCAAGACCGGTGATGGCGGGCACTATGGGCCGCATGTCGACAATGCGATCATGGCACCGAACGGCACGCGCGTGCGCACCGACATCGCCTTCACGCTCTTCCTCTCCGATCCCAATGAATACGAAGGCGGCGAGCTAGCGATCCATACCGCTGGCATGATGTCAGAGGCGAAGCCAAATGCTGGCCAGCTGGTGCTCTATCCCGCGACCAGCATCCACGAAGTTCGCCCCGTGACCGATGGCGAACGCATCGTCTGCGTCGGCTGGATCGAAAGCCTTGTGCCTGATCAGGCGCAGCGCGAGATGCTGTTCGACTTGGAGAACCTGCGCGTTTCGTTGCGGCAGTCGCTCGATCCAAATTCGATCGAGTTGCTGACGCTCGACAAGAACATCGCCAACCTGCTGAGAATGTGGTCGGTTACCTGA
- a CDS encoding glycosyltransferase family 2 protein, with protein MSPAQDSAIRKGIEFRSVDSQPEGLSVRVSTLRAPALLLTFGILSVVQLWLFQTGLYDWLFPHSDYIFAPYAGEHSIAIRTYIVSFYIAYSIFASGSPVARFYFASELILRFLAICAVMDLVNSAFFSVFGSQYPLTVVQITAGLIGFGLFSLMLVERGAMPEQKPVMTGEQENLRMLLRFLATATIAGFISAYVGSLDSPVVAGMRELTLLGGIGPGVFLFLPLLFLQLYLIGVIERAISAAKDFSAPVSVIVPAFNEDHIIAETIRHIDEAAQEYPEEIELIILDNNSSDRTGEVARAALESAVALKGRVIHVARAGKAYALNRGVEEAKHDLVLRIDADTQIAADNITLAVQNFHDPHIGVVGGIPMPPGGGLFDRARLVEVLLKHGYYSPALSAFWGLIGVPGMFALYRSKALRQAGPFATGMNGEDTDMSFRISELGYHAIVDQRVRYISEVPATVAHMREQRMRWFRSVYHVTSRAKEALVSRSLSVRGKLVLPYMLLNSARRAMMVPILIFGLFQLLTDTGTDNALVWQAIVAVLVGAPALVAVAAILINREWLALLAMPEYLAFRAMRAWYTLESVLSIRIRRSARPVKRTSIPSGSEKAA; from the coding sequence ATGAGTCCCGCACAGGACAGTGCGATCCGCAAAGGGATCGAGTTTCGTTCGGTCGACAGCCAGCCCGAAGGCCTGTCAGTTCGAGTCTCGACCCTGCGCGCGCCTGCCCTGCTGCTGACTTTCGGCATTCTCTCGGTGGTTCAGCTGTGGCTGTTCCAGACAGGGCTATACGATTGGCTGTTCCCGCATAGCGACTACATCTTCGCACCCTATGCCGGTGAGCACTCGATCGCGATCCGCACCTACATCGTCTCGTTCTACATCGCTTATTCGATCTTCGCCTCGGGCAGTCCGGTCGCGCGGTTCTATTTCGCGAGCGAGTTGATCTTGCGGTTCCTGGCGATCTGCGCGGTAATGGACCTCGTCAACAGCGCATTCTTCTCTGTCTTTGGGTCGCAATACCCACTTACGGTGGTGCAGATCACTGCCGGACTGATCGGCTTCGGACTGTTTTCGCTAATGCTGGTCGAACGTGGAGCCATGCCGGAACAGAAACCAGTCATGACCGGTGAGCAAGAGAACCTGCGGATGCTGCTGCGCTTCCTAGCGACCGCAACGATTGCCGGTTTCATCTCGGCCTATGTCGGATCGCTCGATAGCCCCGTTGTTGCGGGCATGCGCGAACTTACACTCCTCGGAGGCATCGGGCCGGGCGTCTTTCTGTTCCTGCCGCTGCTGTTTCTGCAACTCTACCTGATCGGCGTGATCGAGCGCGCAATCTCTGCGGCGAAGGACTTCTCCGCGCCCGTCAGTGTGATCGTGCCCGCCTTCAACGAAGACCACATCATTGCCGAGACCATCCGCCATATCGACGAGGCAGCGCAGGAATATCCAGAAGAGATCGAGCTGATCATTCTCGACAACAATTCCAGCGATCGTACAGGCGAAGTCGCACGCGCCGCACTTGAAAGCGCTGTCGCCTTGAAAGGCCGCGTGATCCATGTAGCGCGAGCAGGAAAGGCCTACGCGCTCAATCGCGGGGTTGAGGAAGCGAAGCACGATTTGGTGCTGCGGATCGACGCAGACACGCAGATCGCAGCCGACAACATCACGCTCGCGGTGCAGAATTTCCACGATCCCCATATCGGCGTGGTCGGCGGTATTCCGATGCCGCCCGGCGGCGGACTATTCGACCGCGCGAGGCTCGTCGAGGTGCTGCTCAAACACGGCTATTACTCCCCGGCCCTCAGCGCGTTCTGGGGCTTGATCGGCGTGCCAGGAATGTTCGCGCTCTACCGGTCCAAAGCGCTGCGCCAGGCCGGACCTTTCGCGACCGGCATGAATGGCGAAGACACCGACATGTCGTTCCGCATTTCGGAGCTTGGCTATCACGCGATCGTCGATCAGCGCGTGCGCTATATCTCCGAAGTCCCCGCAACCGTCGCGCATATGCGCGAGCAGCGCATGCGCTGGTTCCGCTCGGTCTATCATGTCACTTCGCGTGCCAAGGAAGCGCTCGTCTCGCGCAGCCTGAGTGTTCGCGGCAAGCTGGTGCTGCCTTACATGCTGCTCAACTCCGCGCGGCGCGCGATGATGGTGCCGATCCTGATCTTCGGACTGTTCCAGCTGCTGACCGACACTGGAACCGACAATGCGCTGGTGTGGCAGGCCATTGTCGCCGTGCTTGTCGGCGCGCCGGCTCTGGTCGCCGTGGCTGCGATCCTGATCAACCGGGAATGGCTGGCGCTGCTCGCCATGCCCGAATATCTCGCCTTTCGCGCGATGCGCGCCTGGTACACGCTGGAATCGGTGCTTTCGATCCGCATCAGGCGCTCGGCGCGACCGGTCAAACGAACATCCATCCCCAGTGGCTCGGAGAAAGCCGCATGA
- a CDS encoding NAD-dependent epimerase/dehydratase family protein has product MRIFVFGGDGFCGWPTALHLSKSGHDVTIVDNLSRREIDAKLGLQSLTPITELQERIAAWRELTGRIIHFEHLDIAREAPRLDTLVANGKPDAVVHFAEQRAAPYSMRGPDEKRYTVDNNISGTHNLLVALTQHSPDTHLVHLGTMGVYGYSGNGFSIPEGYLDVAVTDDHGQPQSREILFPTKPGSVYHMTKSLDQLLFQFYAQNDALKITDLHQGIVWGTQTKETKLDPRLINRFDYDGEYGTVLNRFLVEAAIGHPLTVHGTGGQTRAFIHIRDTVRCIELAVGSPPQRGEKVKILNQVAETLTIIDLARLVSDRTGAEIAHVPNPRAEAAENELVVSNETFLALGLDPTLLDSALLEGTIALSKRHSDRVDLSMIPARSAWNRERQKQIFENPQAAAA; this is encoded by the coding sequence ATGCGTATATTTGTCTTTGGTGGAGATGGTTTCTGCGGCTGGCCGACAGCGCTCCACCTGTCGAAGAGCGGTCACGACGTGACCATCGTCGATAACCTTTCGCGCCGCGAAATCGATGCGAAGCTGGGTTTGCAAAGCCTGACGCCGATCACCGAACTGCAGGAACGCATTGCAGCGTGGCGCGAATTGACCGGCAGGATTATCCATTTCGAGCATCTCGATATCGCCCGGGAAGCGCCGCGGCTGGATACGCTAGTAGCGAATGGCAAGCCAGATGCGGTCGTGCATTTCGCCGAGCAACGCGCTGCGCCTTATTCGATGCGCGGCCCGGACGAGAAACGCTACACCGTCGACAACAATATCAGCGGCACGCACAATCTGCTCGTCGCACTGACTCAGCATTCGCCCGACACGCATTTGGTCCATCTCGGCACGATGGGTGTTTACGGATACAGCGGCAACGGCTTCTCTATACCCGAGGGGTATCTCGACGTTGCGGTGACCGACGATCACGGTCAGCCACAATCGCGCGAGATCCTGTTCCCGACCAAGCCGGGCAGCGTTTATCACATGACGAAGTCGCTCGATCAGCTGCTCTTCCAATTCTACGCGCAGAACGATGCGCTCAAGATCACCGACCTGCATCAAGGAATCGTGTGGGGAACGCAGACCAAAGAGACGAAGCTCGACCCGCGCCTGATCAACCGATTCGATTATGATGGCGAATACGGCACGGTCCTCAATCGCTTCCTGGTTGAGGCAGCGATTGGTCATCCATTGACGGTGCACGGCACCGGCGGTCAGACCCGTGCCTTCATCCATATTCGCGACACAGTGCGCTGCATTGAGCTCGCTGTCGGCAGCCCGCCGCAGCGCGGCGAAAAAGTGAAGATCCTTAATCAGGTCGCCGAGACATTGACGATCATTGATCTTGCAAGGCTCGTTTCCGATCGCACCGGGGCCGAGATCGCGCACGTCCCCAACCCGCGGGCCGAGGCAGCAGAGAACGAGCTGGTAGTCAGCAATGAGACCTTCCTCGCGCTTGGTCTCGACCCAACGCTGCTCGACAGCGCGTTGCTCGAAGGCACGATTGCCTTGTCCAAGCGGCATAGTGACCGTGTCGACCTGTCTATGATCCCAGCCCGCTCTGCATGGAACCGGGAACGCCAGAAGCAGATTTTCGAGAACCCCCAAGCCGCCGCAGCCTAA
- a CDS encoding endo-1,4-beta-xylanase — MPSIALADESFSLAKLANSRGLRFGSAVSRRAMGYRDYSELSFLHCDTLVGENAFKWRHMEPRERRHDRLGADWTIDLARRKNKRLRGHCFVWNHHDRMPFWLVDQASGLAKRDAREITRKMWRHGSFLGREFPSIKCWDAMNEAVDPATGKLRETEFTRLLGGRFFDLAFRIQRQKSPEARLVYNETMSWEAEPTHRNGVLRLLERGLARGLPIDALGIQSHIGKTLGRPRDERAWRDFLTEVRGMGLDVVLSEFDCSDRNISNTDPDYRDQRVAEHCKAYLDITLDFPNVTELIVWSLADGPSYMNRDSYPPWRKRIDGQALRGHPFDHKLRPKPMLTALKNSLANAPMR, encoded by the coding sequence ATGCCGTCGATCGCCTTGGCCGATGAGAGTTTTTCCCTTGCGAAACTCGCCAATTCTCGCGGGCTGCGTTTTGGCAGCGCAGTGTCCCGCAGGGCGATGGGGTACCGGGACTACTCCGAACTGTCCTTTCTGCACTGCGACACGCTGGTCGGGGAGAACGCGTTCAAATGGCGGCATATGGAACCGCGCGAACGCCGCCATGATCGTCTAGGTGCCGACTGGACCATCGATTTGGCGCGGCGGAAGAACAAACGCTTGCGCGGTCACTGCTTCGTTTGGAACCACCATGACCGCATGCCCTTTTGGCTGGTCGATCAGGCGAGCGGATTGGCCAAGCGCGATGCGCGCGAGATCACGCGGAAGATGTGGCGGCATGGCTCGTTCCTTGGCCGCGAATTTCCTTCGATCAAATGCTGGGATGCGATGAACGAGGCCGTTGACCCGGCCACCGGCAAACTGCGCGAAACCGAGTTCACCCGGCTACTCGGAGGCAGGTTTTTCGATCTCGCTTTTCGCATCCAACGCCAGAAGAGCCCCGAGGCTCGGCTTGTCTACAATGAGACGATGAGCTGGGAGGCTGAACCCACCCACAGGAACGGTGTGCTTCGCCTGCTCGAGCGAGGGTTGGCGCGAGGCCTTCCGATCGATGCATTGGGTATCCAGAGCCATATAGGCAAGACGCTGGGCAGGCCGCGTGATGAACGGGCTTGGCGGGATTTCCTAACAGAAGTGCGCGGCATGGGCCTGGACGTGGTGCTATCGGAGTTCGACTGCAGCGACCGCAATATCTCCAACACTGATCCGGATTATCGGGACCAAAGGGTGGCCGAGCATTGCAAGGCCTATCTCGACATCACACTCGATTTTCCCAACGTGACCGAACTGATCGTCTGGTCGCTGGCCGATGGGCCGAGTTACATGAACCGCGACAGCTACCCGCCTTGGCGCAAGAGGATCGATGGTCAGGCGCTGCGGGGGCATCCGTTCGATCACAAGTTGAGGCCGAAACCGATGCTGACGGCGCTTAAAAATTCGCTGGCCAATGCTCCGATGCGTTGA